In the Pleurodeles waltl isolate 20211129_DDA chromosome 3_1, aPleWal1.hap1.20221129, whole genome shotgun sequence genome, TGTGGAGAAAACCGGTGGAGGGGAGGCAGGCCAGAAGAAGGCGTGGTTACATTTTGAGGACCAGCAGCATTCTTGCCACAGAGTTATGAAAACATCACAGGGGGCAGGGTGTAACTGGGTATGTCAAGATAAATGCACCGGCCTTCCAAATCCAGATGGGAAGAAACACCTGCATTAACTGCTGTGAATTGAGTTGAAAGAAAGAGGCCTCGACCATAGCGCCAAACTGCGTACTGCGGGAGAGGGTGGTGTCCATCATTTTATTAGACAGTATTAACATTTTTGCAAGCGTGATGTTGCTTTTAGCTGTTTCTGAATAACGATTGCAAGACTAGAGGAGAAAAAAGATGATGAAGAGAAGAGGTTGTTAGAGGGCAATGGTATAATGTGAGATAAAAAAGTTAAAGTCCAGCATTAGAGCCTTAGGACTTTAATGTCTTTTGGGTATTGTAAAAGCTCATTTGTTGGGCTTACATTTTCTGCAAAGTTAAAACCACCATGGGTCAGATTTGTATTTActgtcctttttcaaaaaaggcTCAAAGATTTAGGGAAGCAACATTTAAGCATTAAAGGTGAATACAAGTAACCATTGGTAGGTTGTTTGTAGCCTTATCTTGTATAGATAACATTAAGCATTCCAATTGGTTCTGGTGGAGTTGGTCAGGTTTTAGAAGAGTGTTTCGAAGAATAATGCACAAAACAGGATACTCATCTATTATGGAAATATTTATGTTATGATATATCATTATTGAGAACTTGTTTTACTCCTTCCCTTTACTGAAAAATAGAAATGGCCCTGTTGACATAGTTGGTGTTTTCATGATCTAGTGGCCTTGGGCATATATGAACTCTTGCTTTTCCAAAGGGCATACATACTATTGGGTACTGGTCTTACAAGCCTATCTAGTGTGTGTCTCCAGTAGCAATAGGACACATTGATTTTCTTAAAACAGGGGTATCCACCGTGCAGGCAGGAGGTATGGATCTGTAAAATTCAGAATAGCCTCATAAAATAACTGTTTACACAATTTATGTACGTCAAACTCTTTTACATGATTAGTGATTATTCTAAATCGCTGGAAAGAATCTGGGTCTACATATGATACTCAAGGCTAAAAGGACCTTGAATTGTACCCCATTTACAGTCAGCCAAGTTCCCCTTCATCCATCTCAGGATGTACAGAAATCTAAGTTTAGTAACAGGAAATTAATACAGAAACCTTGCGGGCTCTTCCTGTATATAGTCCATATGCATCATTCAGCCAAGACCATGACAATGGATGATCTCTCCTGATGTGACGGTTTTCATGCCTTTCTATATTTTCCTAATTCCTTAATGAATTGATTGGCAAGACCCTGAAAACTCAGCCCTGAATACAGTCTCACTCTGTGGCCAAGGAGGAGCCCCTGTAAAAATAATTTTGAGTTCTTGCTATTTGCGTTCATTGGTGGAGAAGTGGCTCAGATAGATTATTATTATTCACTAGTCTGGTGGGATTACTCTTGTGGAGTAGCAACTTtacctttcttttttaaaatgaaaaatcttTTCTTCTGAGAGAGTTTTCAATTAACTGTAGAGTTGGACTTTGTTTGGTACATATGCAGCTAAGGCACATGCCTTTTAGGGCATCACTTGTTAGCAAGTATCCCGATAACATGTACATGATTATGCTGTTGAATCTTGCTCTGGTTATATATGTGAAATAGTTGCTGGCGATAGGGTGGTGTTTACCGCCCTAAACATAAGACCATGGTATGCTGTTGTAATTTTATGAAACAACGTCCTCTGTATTGAAATTTACAGAAAAAATAGATGTCCATCAGTGACATTATGAAGAGAACTCCTTATACTTTCTTGAGCCAGTTGTGGTAAGAATGATGACTCCATATGTGAATGGGTTTGCTTGTTTCTTAAAGCATTTTGCTCCACAAATTCCCCTTCAGAAACAGAGTCACCCATATGCAGTCACTGGCATAGATCTATGACAATTACTGCATTCTGTGAAAGAGTAAACATGTAAAAAAGGAGACCTCCACACCGTGCCGAAAAAGTATGCGTACTGTTGACATTTATGTTATTCTCAGTGTGGTTAGTAGTATACGCCATGGACTGAATCTTATGTCTTCACTGCAGATCACCTTCTACGAGGACAAGAACTATGGGGGGCGCTCATACGAGTGCAACTCTGACTGTTCCGACCTGAACTCTTACTTCAGCCGCTGCAGTTCTCTCCGAGTCCACAGTGGTTGTTGGATGCTCTATGAGCACCCAAATTACTTGGGACGCCAGTACTACCTGAGAAGGGGGGAGTACCCCGAGTACCAACGATGGATGGGATACAATGACTCCATTAGGTCCTGTAGGATGATCCCAGAGGTAAGCCCTGTTATATATTTCCATTTTGAAAATCCCAATCACTACTGCTATGAGGATGAGTAGCTGGCCAGCACTCTGCCTATTTGTGAGGGTGTCACTGACAGGGTAGCACGGTGTAGTAGTGTAAGATGAATGTACATTACCTGAGCTTCCACATTCAATTATTCCCACAGCTGAGTTGGGCTAAGACTACTGGTTATCTCGGTATCGTTAATGTAAGTGATCTCACACTGGGCCTTTAGTCTGCTTGAGGTGTTTTAGGATTCAGAGGGATTAACACTAATGCAATACATTTAAGAGATGAATAGGGTCTCGGGAAAGGTTACCCATCATTTTTCTAAACTAATTTTCACTAGAAGAGCCGGGCAGGCATGAAGATATAATAAATCACAAAAAAAATAGTGTGAATTGTTTATCATTAATGAAAGTAAATTCAAAGTATATAAAACAGCTGTATTGAAATAAACTGCATCGTAATTACTAATaactgtgaaaaaaaacaaaagttaaaactgGAAAATACACCAGAAAGACTAGTTTATAAAATGTCCGGGCCAACTTGATGGCCCAGTCAAAAGCTTCCTAAAGACTTGagacaggaaaatagccaatatcagAGGTTTTGATTACTAATGCCTGTCTTACAGAAAAGCAGAGCAGGGCTCCAATGATGAGCATAAGGTTAATCGCTAATTCTCAATGTCAGTGTACTGGCAGAACACTCGTAGAAGCTTTTACTCGGAAGTATCAATAGCGAAGCAGATGCAGTGGAACTGGGACCTAAGGGCCAGTAACTGTGGCTGTATTTTGCTACTCACCCAGTAGACGGAACACGAGGGGCTATCTACCATGCTTGCACCAGGGCCTACGTCGTTCTAGGTATGCTATTGCCAGTGGTGATCACTGACAGTGGTGGAGTGTAACACCTGCCAGGAGTTCACCCTATTTGCTTTAAAATTTGCGCCACTGATACTCACTCACTCTCAAATGTAATCACATTCCCCTCACTCTCACATTCTCTCAtgtactcattctcactcactgttACTCACTTACAAACATACTAACAAATACTCATGCTTTCACACTCACTCGCCCTAggcctggtgcaactgcacctgctgcaccatggaTGTCTCCACCCTTGGCTCACTTCCACTCCCTGTCACAATCTCCAGTCACTCACTTCTTCGAGCACACTCACAATCCTTCACTCACTTCTTCATACTCATTTTCACTTATTCGCACACTCAAACTCagattctcactcactttcactcacattgACACTTGCAAACATactcacactcactttcactcatttcCATCCAGTTTCAATCACTCACAAGCACCCCGTGAAACACATAGATACATTAACAGAGAACCATTTTTTATTTACCTCGCTTCCTTTGCTGCAGAGCAGGAATCTGGTGTTGGACACTGGAACCTTCAAGCCATGATTCCTAACGAGGAGCCAACCAGCTCTTCTTGGTAGAACTGGAAGCAAAGCCCTATCAGAAGCTGGAACAGAGTTGAAGATCCTGCTTTTACTGCTCTGTGTTGCTCCTCGTTGGCCTCAGAGATGCACTGATGTGAGCCCTGACCGCCACATATTAGCTGATGTACTGTGCTCCCTGAGGCGTGTGCACtatgtctgctaaataaaatggattgtgcctgtgtgagtggaccATAATTGAACTTCAGCCCTCAGACATGCACAATCCAGACATCCACCTACACAGTGTTGGGTTTTAACAGCACTCTGTGGCTGGATCATAGTTCGGCACTCCCAACGCCTCTCAGACCCTCTCAGCCTCAGAGGGCTGGCCATACAAAGTTGTGTATTCATGAACACTGCTAAATTAAATATTGCACAGTGTCGGGACTCGAAGAGGCAAAGTGCAGGATGTGGGGCCTCACTGGAGGTAGGGGAGCTGAGCCCTGGAGCCCCTGCCAAGGAGCCACCAGCGCATTTCTGAAGCATGGCAGTCTCTCCGGTAGGCATAGTTTTATGCCATCTAAAATGTGGTCGAGTTTGAACAGCTTGGAACGTTATTGCAAATTCCGTCAGGTTTGAAAACCCTTAAAAAAAGCGAATCATGGATTGTCCTGGGTGTAACTACCCCCCATCTTTTCAAACTAGGCACCAGACGCTTTCATGATATTTGCTCACCTATATGCCTAATCTCACGTGACACACCTTCTGACTCCTACAAATGGCTTTCCTTGCCAAACTGCTTTCCTACCTCTTTATCCTCCCAGTTGATGACTTATGGAAACACACACTGGGGTCCTATGGTTGTGCACAGAGTCTTtccacatcactcctcacctcgATGTTTATGTTTTATTATTCAGATAACAAATGATAGCAAAGGCTTGTAAAATGGCAACAGAAAGGGTAAACTTCATTTTAATCTGATAGAAGAAAACACAATTTACATAACTTTTACATTGTAGAGGTATTATACGACTGCCAATGAATGGTTACTTATGACACACTGAGTATTTCACAAAAAGCTTGTAACTGTTAATAGTTAAGTCTTCAGTGTTAAAACTTGCTGCGTTTGGGATTTTCTGAAAATAAGACTGCAGCTACTTCCTGAAATGTGGGAAGGAACTGGCCAATCTCAGGGCTACTTACACAGTGCTGCCACCTGGATGCTTATTTGCAAGTTGAAACATGGCCAATTAATACTGACACAGGCTATGAAAATCTTAAGGTTTCCAGGAACCAGGAAAAGTTACACTCTCTGCCCATTGAAAATTGCATTTTACAATTATATGGGCAGCAGGTGGAAGCTCTATCTACACACAGACTTTAGTCAGCATTGTGGCTGCACTTGCATtgagaatttgtttaaaaaacgaaATCGCAGGATGTAGGATACATCTCATAATTGTAAATGTTCTGGAGGAACAGCAAAGAATCAATAGATCTCCTTTACACTGTTTGGAAGGTCCCTCCAGCATTGTTTGTACATAACAGATTGAGTATGATGATCTGGAACACTGCAGAATTCTAATGTGAATATAGAAATAGATAGGTCCAGGCGATTGAGCATTGAACTCCCTTTTTCTGTATGATAATGCTGTATCTCAAGGTTTAGGAAAACACCATCAGTACGTAGGACAAGAAGCAAGTAGTCCAGTCTAGGGCACATCAAAAAGATGAAGGCAATGAATGACACACAGTGAATATCCAACAAAAGCAATAACAAGACCACTCAATAACTTTACTATGTTTCATTTTTATGACTTTGCTAATACAGCACCGAGGATCTTTCAGAATAAGGCTGTATGAGAGAAGCAACTTCGGAGGCCAGAtgatggattttacagatgactgcCCAAATGTTTATGATCGGTTCAACTTCAATGACATCCACTCCTGCAAAGTAAATGATGGGCATTGGATCTCCTATGAAGAGCCCAACTACATGGGACGTCAGTACTATATGAGACCCGGAGACTACAGGCAATATAGTGACTGGGGTGCCGCCAGCCCAAGGGTTGGCTCTTTCAGACAAGTAAATTATATGTAATGTGCTTACAAAATAATCGCCTATTTCAATTTAATATTGGAAAACACTTAATAAAATTCATTCTTATTAAACAAAAGTCTGTCTATTAAAAATGACCAACATTAAAGATATATTCACTTTTATTTGAAACACAAGCAGCATTTGGCACACACAAATATGGTCTTACTCTTTTTGCAGATGGGTTCCTTCTATGGGTCTGTGATCGTATGAGATCAGTGTGTTTAGTCTATAATTTTCATGGAATTATGGCTGTAAATTAGATTTTAACAACCACAAGGAATCTggcatttcatttacatttttctaagCTAGAGAGTTGTACCTTAATGGCTGCAGATACACTTGGCATACTTACTAAAATGGGTCCAGAGGTTCATTCATTATTGTGTACTTATTTGGTGCCTACTGCACTACCATGCACCTTCTCTAGGGAATATCTCCTTTATGAATGAAAAAGCCTCACCCACTTAATCATGGCATGCTCATTCATTGGCTAGTCTAACCCACTGGGTTCAGATGATACTGACCCAGTGGTCTCAACCGTAACTCCAGGGAAGAACCAACTCTTCTAGGGGTAGGGAGATCTAGATAAATTGTCTCCTGGTAAGTAGGGTACCAGTGTGGTAAAAAAGATTAATGTTAAACTATTTCAATATCTATCTAAAGACTATCTTTATTCAGGATGATTTTGGGTAGGATTAAAACCAGTTAGCTCCCTTCTATATGATAGGGCATCTGGATGTCTATTGGATCTATGATGGATCCGTACACCCTTTTCAaaatgccaacatgtttcagccgtaGGTTTGTATGTCATACGGTCCATTAGTGTTAATACAACACCCAATGTGAACCACAGGTAGTGATtagaaacactgcacacacagtaCATTCTGGGTGCAAGACTATCCCTTTGTACCCTTTGTCCACCCATAACACATGTGTACTCAAAGAACCATATTTCTTCATGCAACTAATTCCTTTCACCCACCCTTCAACTGTCAGAGGAGGGCCTCATCAGTCTTTAGGCAGGAGGTTTCCCTTATTGTTACACACTGGAAAGTCAGAACATATCCCTTAATATTCAGATCATAGTTGCAAACTGGGACCAGTTTATAGGCATAATTTGGCAATCCCATTTATTATCACATTCTCTTCTATTAGCTCCCTTTCAGGGTGAATCTTCTGTATCTTATGTTTCCTCATATTCTTCCCTTGTATGTGATGACTTTCTGATACAGTATTCAAGTTTGCTATATCTGACCTGTGCTGCAGGGTCCATGGTCCTCAAAGGCAGtgtaatgtttttgtaattttttatttatttattttcccccATGTCTGGTTACGCATACATCTTCATACTCATAGAGGCTCGTCATGCGGTTCTTATCAATCCTTCAGAAACCACCACATGTGCTCTTACTGGGTCCCGCCCATGTTTGTCCCCACATTCATTCTCATCTCTCATGTGCCTTGTATCATCATCTTATCCTACTGTATCTAAGTCAAGTATATATTCAACTAGTACCTGGTGGGGCCCCGCCTCTGCCATGCTCCTGCATTTTTTGACCCCCCTTACTTTGTGAAAGGGAATCCTCCTTTTCAGCACCTGTGTCGGGCCGCTTCTTAGGAGTGGCTCTGCTCGATATCCCCATTGTTATCTGAGGCTTTTATTTCCAATCGTCCAAAGGCCGGCCCCATGTCACTCCTTTAGTTGAGTCATTGGGCTGTGCCTGCCACTCAGAATGATGGGAGTTGTTGTAGCTCCTACTCGTGTGGAGCTGCTACCTCCCCCAGATGTGCATTCTCTTTTATTGAAGAATCTAATATTGCCATGGCTTATTACCAAATTTTTGAAGTGCTTCGTGACAAAAATGTCTAAATATACTTATGTGTAACTGAGTAAAAACTCCAAAAACATTTTTAACCCATCACTGGTATATTATACCATTAAGTAAGGATCCCTGTCCTGTAGGCACCGTACGTTGGGGGACCTCAATTTTCTATGCCTATTCAGTACCTGTATTGATGTTGTGATCGTAGTTGAGcccccatttttctttcatttctacTACTATTCCTTTTGCATATCTGGTGGCATGAACATCAACATGGCGTGCATACTTAAATGTTCACTCTGATTTCAGTCCACAAATGTTATCACCCCTATTTCTGGATCTGCACCACATACTTATTTGTTATTTAGTTGGGCCCAGGGTATTTCATTATTCAGACTCTGTAAATCCATATGGAGTctaaacacccatctctgttctctCAGAAACAAAGTGcaggcagggtcaattgttgcagttgTGGTCTGCTCAAGGACATACCACATGAAGTCTTCGACCCCATGTCCTCTCTCAAGAAAATGGTGGATTAACTTTGTTGTTGTCTTTTTGCACCTGAAAGTGCTACAATGCTCATGAATGAGTGTCTTGATTGCCTTTGTGGTTTACTTATATATCTAAGCCCACATCGGCATGTTTTTAAATGCACTACATTCTTGGTATTACAGTTGGAAAAGCTCCTTAACTCCCAGGATGTATGTAGCCCCAGGTCCAGAGCCTGTTGTTTTCTTGCTAAATGGCACACATTGCAGTttccacatggatggtggcctactACTGGGGGAAGATTCCACAGTGTCCTTTGTCTGTAAGTTTTTTGCACCATCCTTGGTCTAGTATGAACAATCTGGTCCCGTATACTTCCTGAGCGTTGGAAAGCAATCAAAGGGCCTTCCAAATCCAACCCACCTGTGCATGAGAATCTCCAATGCTTTTTAACAAACTTTCTAAATGTGTTGAATAAAGGAGTGTAGGTTGCTACATATATGACATTCTCCCTTGTTTTTTTAAGGGTGATCTTCCAGTAAAGAATCTCTATTACAGTTATATGTGCTTTTGTCTGCTTTGTCTATAACCCTCCGTGGGTATCCTTATTCTCTGAGTTTCCTGGTAAGGACTTCTGCATGTTTAATGTAGTCTTGTGGGTAGTATCGTCTTAGAGGAAGAAATTGCCCTACTTCTACTGGGAGGTTATCTCGGAAACTCTTGGGGTAAAAGCTACTGTAGTGGAGTAAGTTGTTCCTGTCTGTTGCTTTATAGAAGACCAGTGTATGCAAAAGTCCTCTTTCTGCAAAGATCCTTAGATCAAGGAAATTtggttctttatttctttattactCATATTTCTGGTGAATTTTAAGACAGGATCGAAACTGTTGAGCCATGTGCAGAAAACCACTGCCTCCTCTACCTTCCCCTTCCATATGAGTagtacatcatcaatatatctcttCCATACTCCAATGTTATGTTGATATGGGTTCTCCTCCATCAGAATCAGAGATCTCTCAAGGTGATAGACATATAGACAGGCCAGACTTGGGGCGAATGTGCTCCCCATAGAAGTCCCATGAATCTGGAGGAAGACTTCGCCCTCATACTCAAAATAATTGTGCAAGAGTGCCATGGGCGCAGTCCATTACGAAGTCTTTGGGTGTGATAGATACTACTCTAAGAGTCTCTTCCTGGAGGATGCTTGTGTACAGGACTTCAACATCTAGCCTGATCAAAAGTTCCGATTCTGGACTAAAAGACATCTCATTGAGTAGGTTTAACACCTCCTTCGTATTTTTTAAGTAAGTAAAAGGTTTTTGTACTATGGGTCTCAGGAAGCTATCATCACATTTTTATAAGGGCTCTAGTACAGATCCAATCCCGGAGACAATTGGGCGTCCCGGGGGAGTGATAGTCGCTTTGTGGAGTTTAGATGGACTATAGAAATACAACATCTTAGGGTCTGGGTTCTCAAGGAATTTTGCTTCCGTCTTCGTGATCCAACCACGCTCCAGGCATCGCATTATCAAAAGTCAATATCTTCCACCATTTCTCTAGTGGGGTCTCTTTGGACTCTGTCAAAATTTCTTTCTTTGTTCAAGAGCTTAAGACACTCATCTCTGTATGTTGTCTCCAGCAAGATCACGATGGGccctcctttatctgctggcttTATGACAATGTCTTCCACCCCAGATAATTATGTAATTGCTTGTTTCTCTTCCCTAATGATGTTCTGATACAGGGGATGGGTTATTTTGCCGGGTCCTCTACTTATGTATTGTCTGCCGCTTCAAATGCTAGGACTCCATATGGCATCAAATGAGATGGGGGAGTAAAAGTAGATTTCTTCTTAAATCCTGTGTTTGTTACTTCCACATCTTGCTCTTCTGTCCTATCCTTGAAAAAACTTTCAACCGGATGGTTCTGAAAAAGGTTGACATTTCCCCTTTCAATATGAAAAAATCTGGTTTCAGTGTGGGCATGAATCCCAGGCCTTTATTGATTACTGAGTATTGTGCCTGTGTCAATTGTCGTTGCTCAAGTTCATTACAATATTGTTGCTTACCCCCTGCTCGTACTCGGCCCATCCTCTGTGTTCCCCTATGTGACCCCTTGCTCtttctgccttccctttcttcttccTGGCCTTCATCCTAAAAAAGGTTGTCagaaggttttttttgcaaaggccCCTGGGATGAAACATTAGTTGTGGGAAACCATATGGAGGCTGCGAGAAAGTCTTCAGCACTTTCTGAAAGttttggatctttgatatcatTAAATATTCCTTATAGTAATTTATCAGCTTTACTATTCTCCTCTAGTTTCTTTCTGAAGACACTCATTGATACTAGAGTCTTTAGATTGTTCTCACTCATCTTTATCTGAACTAGAAGATTATCCGACAGACTTTTGGCCGTCTTTATTATTAGGACAATCCAAtcccttgtgcacttccaagctaTTAGTGACCAGTCTCTGCGGAACTCCTTATCCTCCAGGAAATTCTGTGGGGAATTGGCCACTATCAAACCCCCTGGGGCTGCGTTCGCCTTCAGATATTCAGTTAGTAGTGCTCCATGTCACAGGGTCTTTCTTTGTTCCTCTTTAACTCTGTCAGGGTTTCCCAGTCACTCGTTATTTGTATGCTCTAGCTTGTGGTATTGTCCCCCAGTAGAGATGGTGCCACCAAGAGAGAGGCTACAACTTCCTCGTCGTAGGATAAGCCTTCCGCCATCTTGTGGTATCTCAGCCTGGTCTGTCCGCACCACACTTCTTTGTTAAGTCTCAAACTGAGACTCCTTTATTTGTCCCTCTCACAGCTGGACTGCTGTGATCACTGAAACCTTTCACTCTAGAGAGGTAGGATAATCAACTTGCCACACACACTCCTAATCCATAACACATACTCACAAAAAATGGGTCCGGAGCTTCATTCACTATGGTGTACATATTTGATGACTACTGCGCTACCATGATTATTCACCTTCTTTAGGGGGGTATTTCATTTGCATGCAGCACTGCCTTGTGGAGTAcgaccttgaaaaggctggcagagaacaggtgcagggggccacggggggctgcaatgcccttgcacttggcatgggcagtgcagtggtcacCCTGCCCAGCATAGTCACAATGTTCACTGATTGCTGTGTagaaagtgaacattgcaagggtactAGTGCATCCTGTGGGCTACAACATTGCTGCCGGTCCAATTACGAGCtagaaacaatgctgtagcctgtgtcCCACTAGGTCGGCGGGTGGAAACTGAGATTTCCTCTCACTGGCCTAGCAGgaactcctaataggtctggctGGGTGTTCGCCACTAcggcagcagccaccctgttgggagtttggaatgatgggctttccagtccgccaaactcaaaatgagggccactgtgttatGGCTTTACAAACATATTAAAATGAGAGAAGAGAAAGATATCATTAGGGAATTACAAGGGGAAGAAACAAATGAAATGATCTGTCAAATCGAAATCCACTCTAGTGTGCCCTCATTCATGTTAAAATAAAGTTATTAAACTGCAGAGGAGGAAGGAAAGATCTCAATTAAGAGGAGGACTTGAAAGGTTAGTTTCTTGTAATAAAgtgggaaagagaaaagaagatggcagagaaATGATGACTGATAGGGTGGCCAAGAACGGTGGGGTGAGCTGCAGAAAATCATTTTACTCTTCTGCATCTCACCAGTCCTTCATCTTTCTCTTTACTTGTGCCTGCAGAGTACATCCCAGAAACTATTATATCTGCTGCAGAGCCCTGTGTGTagccattaaggcccatatttatggaaggttagtgTCACCCTATCGcgatttattttggtgctaaagcggcgctaacctatttccatatttatattttaacgctacacctgtctagcatcaaaaaatTGGCATTAGCACCATttataggaagcgccaacccaccttgcattaatgagatgcaaggtaggcattataCTCCTAAAATTTATGCTAGCCACCCAGTGGCATATCTAACTCCTGAAGCAGAAACAACGTACAACAAGGAGGAGGGCCTAAATATGGTGCTAAGCcctttagtgccattattt is a window encoding:
- the LOC138283434 gene encoding gamma-crystallin M2-like isoform X1: MSSLQITFYEDKNYGGRSYECNSDCSDLNSYFSRCSSLRVHSGCWMLYEHPNYLGRQYYLRRGEYPEYQRWMGYNDSIRSCRMIPEHRGSFRIRLYERSNFGGQMMDFTDDCPNVYDRFNFNDIHSCKVNDGHWISYEEPNYMGRQYYMRPGDYRQYSDWGAASPRVGSFRQVNYM
- the LOC138283434 gene encoding gamma-crystallin M2-like isoform X2, which encodes MGKITFYEDKNYGGRSYECNSDCSDLNSYFSRCSSLRVHSGCWMLYEHPNYLGRQYYLRRGEYPEYQRWMGYNDSIRSCRMIPEHRGSFRIRLYERSNFGGQMMDFTDDCPNVYDRFNFNDIHSCKVNDGHWISYEEPNYMGRQYYMRPGDYRQYSDWGAASPRVGSFRQVNYM